In Gammaproteobacteria bacterium, the genomic stretch TTCTTCAAATAAGTGGGTCGCATCGGGAATGATTTCTAATTGCTTTATACAACTCATCTTATCTAGTGCATTCTGATTTAATTTAATAACTGCTTCATCTCTTTCTCCAACGATTAATAAAGTAGGGGAAGTAACACGATATAAAGCGTGGTTAGCTAAATCTGGCCTACCGCCCCGTGAAACAATGGCTTTAATAAGATCTATTTGTTGAGTGGCTGCAATCAGTGCGGCAGCAGCGCCGGTGCTTGCACCAAAATAGCCCATCATTAAACCTGAAGTCTGAGGATTGTTCAAACACCACTGCGTAACATTTTCTAACCTTGCGGCAAGTAAATTGATATCAAATCGAAATTCAGCGGTACGATTGTCAATCGTATTTTCATCATGGGTTAATAAGTCAAATAGTAAGGTACCCCATTTAGCTTGGTTTAAAACACGAGCGACATATTGATTTCGCTTACTAAAACGACTACTCCCACTTCCATGCGCGAATAAAATTAAACCCAAGGCATTTTTGGGAATAGCGAGAATTCCTTCAAGAATTATATTTTTATAAGGAATGGTAAGTTGTTGTTCGGCGAGCTGAATTGATTGCGACATTGAAATTCCTTTTCGATAAAACGTTTACCTGGTGGATATCTAAGCATATATGCTCCGCATCGGCGCACTCGGGTACCAGCGCGAAGCATTTTATGCATTTTAGCCAAGTACAAGGGATTACTTGCTATACCACTATTTAGGCTACTTTGAATGTCGTCGTTAATTTCTTCGGGACCGCTATGTTCTTTAATCGAACATATTGTGGAAGGCCGTTTTTATAGGGTGGGTAAGCTTCCCCTTGAATGAGAGGTGATAAGTACGCCTTGCAAGCATCGGTTATTCCGAAACCATCAGCAGTTATAAATTCTTTGGGCATTTTAATTTCGACATTTGCAATTTTTTCAAGTGGTGCTTCACCGATGCTCCATTGATAAGGTGAATTTTGATCCCGCACGATAATAGGCATAATGGCATTTTTGCCAGATAGCGCCGCAATGACTGCAGCTTTTCCTACAGCATACGCTTGTTCAACATCAGTCAGGGAAGCAATGTGTCTTGCTGCACGTTGTAAATAATCGCAAAGGGCCCAATGATATTTATAGCCTAATTGGTCTTTAATCAATTTAGCCAACATGGGTGCAACACCACCTAATTGTTTATGGCCGAAGGCATCGACTAAACCGGATTCGGAAACAAAAGTTCCATCTGCATTTTTTAAACCTTCAGAAGCAACAATGGCGCAGTGATCATACTTGTCAACGCAGGTTTTGACGCGATGTAAAAATTTTTCCGGATCTAATGGAATTTCCGGAAATAAAATAATATGCGGAGCATCGCCTTCATTTTCGCAAGCAAGGCCGCCGGCTG encodes the following:
- a CDS encoding 6-phosphofructokinase — its product is MEKYNALYAQSGGVTSVINASACGVLQTARERSDVIGKVFAARNGIIGALTEDLIDTSLESDEDIRALLHTPAGAFGSCRHKLGSLDKHRAQYERLVEVFAAHNIRYFFYNGGGDSQDTAHKVSLISKELNYPITCIGIPKTIDNDLPFTDNSPGFGSVAKYVAVSIKEAGMDVASMSLTSTKVFIMEVMGRHAGWIAAAGGLACENEGDAPHIILFPEIPLDPEKFLHRVKTCVDKYDHCAIVASEGLKNADGTFVSESGLVDAFGHKQLGGVAPMLAKLIKDQLGYKYHWALCDYLQRAARHIASLTDVEQAYAVGKAAVIAALSGKNAIMPIIVRDQNSPYQWSIGEAPLEKIANVEIKMPKEFITADGFGITDACKAYLSPLIQGEAYPPYKNGLPQYVRLKNIAVPKKLTTTFKVA
- a CDS encoding dienelactone hydrolase family protein translates to MSQSIQLAEQQLTIPYKNIILEGILAIPKNALGLILFAHGSGSSRFSKRNQYVARVLNQAKWGTLLFDLLTHDENTIDNRTAEFRFDINLLAARLENVTQWCLNNPQTSGLMMGYFGASTGAAAALIAATQQIDLIKAIVSRGGRPDLANHALYRVTSPTLLIVGERDEAVIKLNQNALDKMSCIKQLEIIPDATHLFEEPGTLEKVAEIAQAWFLRYLN